A stretch of DNA from Pygocentrus nattereri isolate fPygNat1 chromosome 14, fPygNat1.pri, whole genome shotgun sequence:
TCTGTTTCTGATGTTAGAGTTTCTTGACTTAAACACCATTATTGTTATGTAAAATGTTGCTGTTGCTCTGTTGTGTGTTAAGGGTTTGCGTCTTGATTGTAAGACttatttcatttctgtagtCTACATCTCCCCAGAATATGGCACTATTGAGTCTGTGTTACAGCTAATTGCGAGTGAAGCAGCTTCTTCCCAAAGATGCAGGAGGACTGGGGTTGGAAAGAGGTAGGAACAGCGTAATGTTCCAAAAGTCCTTTGGAATGATCTTCTGTTCTCaaattttatattgtgttgtcATTCATTGTATTAGTTTAAAGAAGTTTTTGGTTTCTTTGTTGTTATCAAAGGCTGCTCAGAGGAGGTCCTCACAGTTTGTGACTCGAGTAAGTCCGAGACAGAGATCCGGCAGTTACAGTGAGCCAGAGTCTGAAAACGCTGAGGTCATAACGGAGGTAATACAGCACAAGACTGGCCATCATAGCCAGAGCAAGATGACTCATGGcctggcaaaaataaataaatggtacTTAATATACATATTAGACTCTAAATATACAGATTAATATATACTGGTGTATGTTATTGTGTATTTGGAtcttaatgtttttaatatagAATTTCCGATTATTTTTTAGATactatttacaatatatattttttatttttgtatttaagtaCTTCAAGGATTTTATCTATGTATCATCTAGGATTTTCACTCGGCTTTCcacctgtgtgaatgtgtatgacactaaatgtgatttgatttatGGTGCCAATGCAGGCTTCTACTGATGATCCTGATGAGTCTGCACAGAGAAGCAGAGCCGAGAGCCAGCAGACAACCCCAACAGACTCACCTGAAATAGATCAGTCAGACATAAAAGATATGTCTGAGGTGTCAGAGGAAGATACTACAGCCACATCAGGTAAAATCAAGATCCACTTGGTCTCAACACTGGATACACCTATCAGTAAATATTCTGTGCTGGTCAGCTAGTATTTATAAACTAACAAACCCAGTGTTGTTTATGTATCTTTAAGTATGTTTATGTTAAGCATGTTTATGTGTCTTTAAGTATCTTTAAGCATTTTGTAGATTACATAAATGTTATGGATCTTCCTGATAGAAGTACATGATATACGCTGAAATTTGCACAAAAAGTGGGCAAACAGGCTGATTCAATATTGTTACCCCTAATGTGCCCTAACACTGCCAAAGCAACTTATTTACCACATTTTGATCATgggatgtttttgtttgtttggctgtcTTGGAAGTACAGTTCACGCTGGGGTTGGGCAATATGGGGAAAATATATTATATCATGATACATGAAGAtattttcacaatgcacaatGTGTATCATGATGGTTAGTTTTTGTGAGATTCAGTAAGTtgggagagagaaaatagaacctgtagtgctgcaaataaaaacatgataataataataatggatcTACAGCTACAGTGATCTTTATTCATGTTCACTTTATAATGTACTGTAGTTAGTCAGTGTGCTTTAAGTACAGACCATAtacacaatatgctcagaaaagcatattgtgacataattatATCatagtaacaataaaatatcatcatattgccctcCCCTAGTGTGTTAGTTTGCATATagcaaaatgtatattttgaggtgagaggatccagtgacattcaTAGGAAAATGTTCATGGAACAAAATATAGCAggtttagaaccatttttgttaaGTACAGTGTGCAGTAGAGACAGTTTTGGAAaatctcattcattttttttctataggCAAATCAAGCTTAGACCTGGAATTGCTAATATAGGCATGAGGTCAACTACCAAATGACAACATCAAAgatggtttatgaggagcctggccacttcctatttcccctgttatatcaaaaacatgactgcaaaacagcagagggtgcccgcgagcgagtcctcaataaataaatggagctaaatggctaaaaacgaaaagttaaaataatttctaatcactcgatctagttggtacctctcaacctcccgcacaaaCTCTGGCTCCTTGCCCCCCAGTAAGGTTATGTTCCAcgtaccaagagccagtttctgacacaggggcctaggccaccaagggccccaCTGCCCATACGGCACTGCACCGGCACGGCACTGATCATTTAGAGACAAATGGACAAGatgctggtgaatgagaagatgaaaattgaacattaaacattttacaagaaacctGTTCTTCTTTTGTCTAAATGTTTCcagctggagatgtgagaaaagtagctgtagctgagctaaagcttaaagcagagcaaagtaagcctgtgtttttgtttatattatatattttagtgtATACTAGAACATCAggacatactgagacatattcacagccaagatggtaaaatggaaagataatgttgtggctcccaaggtggtttgatttttgttgaaagaacaTTTGAGTTGCCGACCTGTGGTCTAGGTGGACACTTCAGGTAAAtaactgcttttctttttaacagCAGAGAAGAGCTCTCGAAAGAAGAGTCCTCATCTAAAGCACCCAAGTCTGAAAGTGGACAACGCTCACATGCACATGTCTCTACATCACGGTGTGCTGACACCAATGGGCCGAGTGAAGACCACCAAGACATGGAAAACTGTTCAGATCGAAGATAGATTACGAAAGGTAGAAATGCAGTGTTTTGATCAGTGCACATTACTCACGATATGTAAAATAATGTGCTTCCATGATGGAATAGTACAAGTATTTTTATTCTAGCTATCGATCAAACACCCTGGGATggaaacaaaggagatgatgaCCCCAGTGCAGATCAAGGTGAACCTGACGCTGAAAGAAAGAGACCACCTCACCTTTGATCAGGTCAAGCAGATTGAGTTCACGGTaagctgtttttaaaagcaATGGAACCCTGCgcaattttttttgtaaatagttAACTCTGCTTGGATGGCATAGTAGAGTTACATAGACTGATGTTTGTATCAAATGTGT
This window harbors:
- the LOC108427328 gene encoding uncharacterized protein LOC108427328, producing MQEDWGWKEAAQRRSSQFVTRVSPRQRSGSYSEPESENAEVITEASTDDPDESAQRSRAESQQTTPTDSPEIDQSDIKDMSEVSEEDTTATSAGDVRKVAVAELKLKAEQTEKSSRKKSPHLKHPSLKVDNAHMHMSLHHGVLTPMGRVKTTKTWKTVQIEDRLRKLSIKHPGMETKEMMTPVQIKVNLTLKERDHLTFDQVKQIEFTSQSGLNQYLKTLALYKRRDFWNSWKSLQTYCRLHRCKHFPQTFSTYSWSWSTCRNMLEVTELLQSKESPSQALEKFPPMQKVT